AGACAAGCTGGGCGGGCCCATCGATCGCACCGAGTGGGGCATGACCCCGCAGACCGTGAACGCTTATCATGATCCCACGAAGAACGAGATCGTCTTCCCCGCCGCAATTCTTCAACCTCCCTTCTTCGACCTGACGGCAGACGACGCGGTGAACTACGGAGCCATCGGCGCCGTGATCGGTCACGAGATCGGCCACGCGTTCGACGACCAGGGCCGCCGTTTCGACGGAGACGGGAACCTCCGCGACTGGTGGAGCGAGTACGACGCGGGGTCATTCGAGGAGAGTGCCTCGATGCTCGTGGATCAATACGATGCTTTCGAAGCACTTCCGGGCTTGAACGTGAACGGGCAACTGACGCTCGGTGAGAACATCGGCGACCTCACGGGGCTGACGATTGCCTACCGGGCCTACTTGGCCTCGCTCGAGGGCAAGGAAGCGCCGGTCATCGACGGCTTCACCGGACCTCAGCGATTCTTCATTGGCTACGCGCAGGCCTGGCGCTCGAAATCGCGCGAGGAGGCCCTGCGCCAGCTCGTTCTGTCGAATCCGCACGCGCCGGAGAACTTTCGCGCCAACGGTCCTCTGCGCAACGTCCCCGAGTTCTACGAGGCGTTCGGCGTCAAAGAAGGCGACGGCATGTGGCTCGCCCCCGAAAAGCGCGTCGCCATCTGGTAGTGGTCTCAGTTGCTCGTGCTCGACTCGTCTGTTTTGAGCAGCACCTTGCCCGCCCGATGGCCGTTGACCTCGCCATCCTCGACGACGATGTCTCCGTTCACGAGCACCCATTCGATGCCTTCGCTGTAGAGGTGCGGGTTCCGATAGGTGGCGCGGTCCCGGATACGCGCCGGATCAAAGGCGATGAGATCCGCCCATTGCCCCTCTTCGATGAGCCCGCGATCATCGAGGCCGACGATCTCGGCGGGAAGTCCGGTCGCGGTCTGGATCGCAAACGGCAAATCGATGACGCCGAGATCGTAGACATACCTTCGGATTCGCCGGGTGAACGTACCGTAAGAGCGCGGATGGCTGAGCCCGACGCCGTACTCGGGAACCCAGCCATCGGTACAGGCCGCCATGAACGGCTGCTGGATGTACGTCACGACGTCGTCGTCAGACATGTGAAGCTGGGTGAACGAAGCACCCTCCAGGGTGAGCTCGACCGCGACTTGGGCCTCCGAGATCCCGCGCACTCGCGCCAGTTCCGATAACCTCAGCCCCACAAGGCGCTCTTCGGGATGTGAGGCGATCTCGAAGATCTCCGCCCCTCCCGGGCCGGAGATGCGTTCCCCGACGGCCGCGAGAAGAGCTGGAGAAGCCTCCGGGTCCGCGAGACGCTCGCGAAGACGGTGTCGGAAGATCGCCTCACCTCGAAGCCGATCGGTTCCTCGAACCGCATTACCAAGAGCCTGCTCCGGATTCTCCAGCAAGAAGTCGAGGTCGAAGCGACGTCCCAGATTGGGCTCGAGGCGAAAAGCCCAGCGAAGTATCTCGGCCGGGTCGGTACCCGCCGGGGCCAGGAGCTCGCGCATCTCCTGTTCGTCGAACAGGGCTCGGATGGGGACGAGCGACACGTCGATCCCGTCGCTCGACGTGTCGTAAGGGTAGAGGTCGGCGTAAATCTTCACTCCGTTGGCGCGCGCCTCGGCGATCTGAGCGACGGCGGGACGCGCCTTTCCCCAGTTGCGCTTGGGCGCGGCCTTGATATGGGTTGCGACTGCGCGGACGCCGGTTTCTTTTGATAGAAGTATCGTCTCCTCGATGGACTCGAGCAGCATGTCTCCCTGGTTGCGCAGGTGGCTGATGTAGAAACCGTCGATGGCGGCCACGGGACGCGCGGCGGCGACGACCTCGTCGGGCGGCGAGTGACGTCCAGGATAGTAGCCCAGCCCCGAAGACAACCCCCAGGCGCCTTCGGCGAGAATGCCGGCAACGTGATCCGCGATGGCCTTCCGTTGCGCTTCTGTTGCCGGCTGG
This sequence is a window from Vicinamibacteria bacterium. Protein-coding genes within it:
- a CDS encoding amidohydrolase family protein, giving the protein MHETRVLSTVAFLAIGALSVAQEPDLVIRGGMVIDGTAADPRRADVAIRDGRIVAMGDLSSTSASRVIDASGLYLAPGFIDIHSHAETGLSDPYLATAANNLLQGITTVVVGQDGRHAWPLGGSLTEQVALWRRQGVGNNVIPLAGQGSARVEVMGWSDQPATEAQRKAIADHVAGILAEGAWGLSSGLGYYPGRHSPPDEVVAAARPVAAIDGFYISHLRNQGDMLLESIEETILLSKETGVRAVATHIKAAPKRNWGKARPAVAQIAEARANGVKIYADLYPYDTSSDGIDVSLVPIRALFDEQEMRELLAPAGTDPAEILRWAFRLEPNLGRRFDLDFLLENPEQALGNAVRGTDRLRGEAIFRHRLRERLADPEASPALLAAVGERISGPGGAEIFEIASHPEERLVGLRLSELARVRGISEAQVAVELTLEGASFTQLHMSDDDVVTYIQQPFMAACTDGWVPEYGVGLSHPRSYGTFTRRIRRYVYDLGVIDLPFAIQTATGLPAEIVGLDDRGLIEEGQWADLIAFDPARIRDRATYRNPHLYSEGIEWVLVNGDIVVEDGEVNGHRAGKVLLKTDESSTSN